From Bradyrhizobium sp. sBnM-33:
TATCTAGCCGGCGCTGCCTCGCTGCTGCCGCTTGGCTTGGGCGTTCGCGACGGGGCATTCGCGCTATTGTTGGAGCGCGCCGGCGCACCTGCGGATGTCGCCGCCCTTATTGCGCTTCTGCACCGGACCCTGCGCACTGTACTGCCGCTCGTGCTCGGCTTCATCGTGTCACTCGCGATCCTACGGCGGTATCGTAACGCAGGTGCGGTCATCGAGAGGCCATGAAACTGTCGTCCCCAAAACTCGCCGGCATAGCATCGCGCCTAAATTCCTCAATGCCGGGCAAAAGTGATGGACGCGAGCGTCAGCTCTTAGGACGCAATTGTGCCTCAGAACCCGTGAACAAGGTCGATCACCGTCCGCTGTTGATCGGCGGTGATCTCGGCAAACATCGGCAGCGACAGGATACGTCCCTGATCGCGATGCGCATTCGGAAATTGCTCGGGACGGTGGTCAAACCGCTGATACGCGGCCAGGAACGGCAGCGCCGTCGGATAGTTGATCGCCGTCTGCACGCCGTTCGCGTTCAGATGCGCCGCCAGCGCGTCGCGGCGCGGATGCTTGATCGTGTAGAGATGATAGACGTGGGTGCGGTCAGGCGCGACCTGAGGCACGATCACATCCTCGATCTGGTTGAGGCCGGCATCGTAGGCTTTCGCCGCATCCTGACGCGCCTTGGTCCACTGCGCGAGATGCGGCAGTTTCGCCGACAGGATCGCGGCCTGCATGCCGTCGAGCCGGCTGTTGATACCTTCGATATAATGCTGATGCTTTACCAGGCCGCCGTGCCGCGCCAGCATCGTCATGTGCTCGGCGAGCGCGGCGTCGTTGGTGACGACGGCACCGGCATCCCCCATCGCGCCGAGATTCTTGCCCGGGTAGAACGAATAGGTCGCGGCCGC
This genomic window contains:
- a CDS encoding DegT/DnrJ/EryC1/StrS family aminotransferase, with product MPVPFADLQLQYQTIKSEIDGAIASVIRDNAFIRGSYVDAFEREFAAAVDVKHCVSCANGTDALYLAMAALKVKPGDEVITTAHSWISTSAMITHAGATVVFCDTKGSTFTIDPAAIEAAITPRTVGIIPVHLYGQPADMDAIMAIARKHKLWVIEDCAQAHLARYKGQQVGTFGAAATYSFYPGKNLGAMGDAGAVVTNDAALAEHMTMLARHGGLVKHQHYIEGINSRLDGMQAAILSAKLPHLAQWTKARQDAAKAYDAGLNQIEDVIVPQVAPDRTHVYHLYTIKHPRRDALAAHLNANGVQTAINYPTALPFLAAYQRFDHRPEQFPNAHRDQGRILSLPMFAEITADQQRTVIDLVHGF